Part of the Nitrospira sp. genome, TTGTACCGGGCCAGCCGGCTCACCCCGCAGCAGACGAAGTACGTCAGGGCGATCCAGTCCCACCCTCCCCGCAGGCCAGCGGCGAACCCGAGTGCCGCCGGTGCGACGCCGAACGAAATGATGTCGGCCAGCGAATCCAGCTCCCGCCCCAGTACCGACTGCTGATGCCGCCATCGAGCGACCCGGCCGTCGAACCAATCGAAGGTCAGCGCCGCAGGCGATAGGGCGGCCGCCGCGAAAAAATGGACCGACAACCGGCTGCTCATGTACTCCATGGCAAAGAACACGCCCGCAAGTCCGCAGGCGGCGTTAGCCAGCGTGAGCACATCGGCAAGATGGAACTCGCGGAGCATCGAGAAATGTTTGGGAGGTGTCGCGGCCACGGCAGGAAAATCTACGCCGAATCTTGCTGAATGTCCAAACTCTGAACATTGAAGCGCGCGAAGAGCGCTCAGAGCGGCACTTCCAATCCTCACCCCGCCCACCCGAACCAGGCGGCAGGCTGCTAGGCCCGCCGCTCCGGGGCCGACGTGGGATCGGCTTACTTCTCAACCCGCTGCAACGTCGTCACGTGGCCTTTATCGGTGACGTAGGCTTTGACCATATCGCCTTCGACCACCTTGTCGAGCTTCGTGCTCTTGTCCACATGGACCTTCACCAGATCGCCATCTGTATTTCTGATCTGATAAAACTCACCGTCGATCTTCATCAGCGTGCCCTTGACGGCATCCTTGGTGATCCTCTCGCCGAGGGTCGGCGTGGCTTCCTTCTCTTTCATGGGATCGGCCGCAAACGCGAGCCCTCCCCCTCCGGTGACCAGGGCTGCGACGAGCAGTATTTCAACGCTTCGTTTCATCATACGTCCTCCCATGTTGTAACTGAGCCGGTCTCAGCTCTTACCGTACCCCTCCTGCGAAGGAGGGCATACTGGGAAGATCCCCTGACACAGGGATTCGTGGAGATATGGAACTGACAGACAGGGAAGGGGCAGTGGCAGAAGGAATACGGGTTAATTGCACAGGGATAGGCCACCACAGGTTCCTACCGCTTCGCCTAAGCCTCGTCAGATTGCCGCACCATGAAAAAGTCTTTCTGCGTCAGTCCGCATTCGTCATGGGTGGTGAGATTCAACGACACCTTGTTGAACCGAATGTCGATATCGGGATGGTGCTGGGTCTTTTGGCGCGCCTTAGGAGAATCTCCTTTTAGGAATGTGTGTGTCGATCGCTCCTGCCTGCGACCGGATTGGGCAGACAACGAGGGTAAGGTTCGCGCAATTCTGCCCCACCCGACCGGACGAAGGAGCGAGTCACTTCCCCAGAATCGGTCGATTGTTTGATTGCAAGACCTGACCCCGAATAGGGTGGAATCCGCGCCTCAGCGCGGGAGCTTCTTTTTGATGGCAGTCAGGTTCTCAGGGGTCGAGCGCACCCGTATCGTGAGCCCCTCGGCATCATAGTCTTCGGACAGGATACGCATCTTGGCGCGGATCTCTGCGACGACCGCCTGAGCCGTAAACGGAATGCGCAATTCCTCGTCGAGCATATCGCTCTCAAAGTACCCCATGATGCGCTCACGGAGCGCCTGTAGATCGTCCTTGCTTCTCGTGGACAGCACAATGGCGTCGGGATATTCCGCCTTCAGGGCCGCGAGTTCATCCGGCGCGAGACGATCCCGTTTATTCAACACCAGCAGGCTGGGAACCTCCGTGGCGCCGACTTCGGCCAACACCTTCCGCGTGACATCGAGTTGGGAACGAAAGGACGGATCGGAGGCATCGACGACAAACAGCAAGAGCGAGGCACTGGCCGCTTCATCCAGTGTCGACTTGAACGAGGCCACCAGGTCATGCGGGAGCTTTTTGATGAATCCCACCGTATCGGACATGAGCACTTTTGGACGCGTGTCAGGATACAAGGGCCGGATCGTGGTATCGAGCGTGGCGAACAGCTTGTCGGCCACGAGCACCTCGCTGCCCGTCATCGCCCGCATGAGCGAGGATTTCCCGGCATTGGTGTACCCGACGAGCGCGACCGTCAATTCGTGTTCCCGCCTTGCGCGGCGCGTCTGGTGCTCGTCCCCGATCGCCGCCAATTCCGTCCGGAGCTCTTTCGTGCGATCGCGGATTCTTCGCTTATCGAGCTCCAGACTCGTCTCTCCGGCTCCTTTGCCACCAACTCCCCCGCCTTGCCGCTCGCTCCCGCCGCCGGTTTCCCGCAACCGCGGCGCAAGATAATTGAGCCGCGCGATCTCCACCTGCAGCCGGGCCGCTCTGGTCCGCGCGTGCCGGCTGAAAATCTCAATGATGACCCCGGTCCGATCGAGCACCGGCGCGCCGGCGGCACGTTCAAGGTTTTTCAATTGGGACGGCGACAGGTCACAGTCCACGATGACGATCTGCGCCTGCTGGCCAGGGCCTGGGGAAACCTCGATGGTATCGTCCGATTCGTCGTCGCCTGATTCTTCCGTGACGTCCGGGTCCTCCGCCTCGAACTTCGACGCCGCTTTGTGCTTCGGCCGCTCAAACGCCGATTCGATTTTTCCGGACCCGCCGGTCCACAGCGCCAATTCGGCCAGTTTGCCCTGTCCCAGGACCGCCGCATATTTATCGGAACTCCGCTTTTGCGTCACACGGCCCACGACGTGGTACCCGAGGGTCGTCACCAGACGGGTGAGCTCTTGCAGCGAACTGTCCAGCTCATCCACAGTCACGCGAGGCGTGCGGATCGCCACAAGCACGGCATTCGGTTGTGAGGGCTTCGACATCGCAGGCCTTTCCTTGACCACATGTTCGTGAGGGTGGCCATTCTAACAGGGAATTTCGTGCAAAAGCCTACTCACGTCGCAGGACTTCTTCCGGTCACGTGCCCTGTTCCCAACTCTTAAAGTCCTTCAGTTGTTCAGCGATGCTGTTCAACACCCAGGCAATCACCGCCGCATCATCCGCATAACCGACCACAGGAATGAAGTCCGGGATCACATCGAGCGGACTGATGAGATACAGAATCGCCGCCACGATGGTGACGAGCTTGTGAACCGAAAAGCCGGTATAGGCTCC contains:
- a CDS encoding CDP-alcohol phosphatidyltransferase family protein, whose protein sequence is MLREFHLADVLTLANAACGLAGVFFAMEYMSSRLSVHFFAAAALSPAALTFDWFDGRVARWRHQQSVLGRELDSLADIISFGVAPAALGFAAGLRGGWDWIALTYFVCCGVSRLARYNVTAENLSAGRDKVAYFEGTPIPTTALLTGILALAAWQERLGEHLYGDVWTVGPGDLHPLSLMFILSGTLMISKTLHIPKL
- a CDS encoding 4a-hydroxytetrahydrobiopterin dehydratase, whose protein sequence is MARTLPSLSAQSGRRQERSTHTFLKGDSPKARQKTQHHPDIDIRFNKVSLNLTTHDECGLTQKDFFMVRQSDEA
- the hflX gene encoding GTPase HflX yields the protein MSKPSQPNAVLVAIRTPRVTVDELDSSLQELTRLVTTLGYHVVGRVTQKRSSDKYAAVLGQGKLAELALWTGGSGKIESAFERPKHKAASKFEAEDPDVTEESGDDESDDTIEVSPGPGQQAQIVIVDCDLSPSQLKNLERAAGAPVLDRTGVIIEIFSRHARTRAARLQVEIARLNYLAPRLRETGGGSERQGGGVGGKGAGETSLELDKRRIRDRTKELRTELAAIGDEHQTRRARREHELTVALVGYTNAGKSSLMRAMTGSEVLVADKLFATLDTTIRPLYPDTRPKVLMSDTVGFIKKLPHDLVASFKSTLDEAASASLLLFVVDASDPSFRSQLDVTRKVLAEVGATEVPSLLVLNKRDRLAPDELAALKAEYPDAIVLSTRSKDDLQALRERIMGYFESDMLDEELRIPFTAQAVVAEIRAKMRILSEDYDAEGLTIRVRSTPENLTAIKKKLPR
- a CDS encoding DUF1232 domain-containing protein, coding for MKPMTPAMLLKALTMFRGFTQTAAEYLRDKERLRHLLAAAVSIAQGRGGKLLNDLQLLVRLLKASVSGAYTGFSVHKLVTIVAAILYLISPLDVIPDFIPVVGYADDAAVIAWVLNSIAEQLKDFKSWEQGT